DNA from Eucalyptus grandis isolate ANBG69807.140 chromosome 5, ASM1654582v1, whole genome shotgun sequence:
TATTAGCGATGAAAAATGTCGATTGAACCAAGAACTCAATAACAAAATTTATCGAAGCcgaattgagttgatttaaGGACCGGTAAGTGATCAATTGGAGAAAATGGCAAGCAGATTCGTAGTTCCTCCATTGCctagccattttggaccaattcAAATGTCTAAGAGTGACCCTTGGTAGAGGAAGGACAGCCAAGGAATCCTAGCTTGGTGGATAAGTTCAATGGGGGACAAAATTGTGGAAAATCAAGGCCAAGGTCCCCTAaccttatctctctctcccttcctctccaAGCTTGACCGGtcaagtctctctctccctccatcctATTTTTCGACCAGTAGCAAGAGGAGAAGGAGCGGCAACTAGTGGAGCCGCACACCGCTACCGTCGCCAGAACGCCATCCACGCGTAAGCCACCCTACATGCATGCTCGTGGCCTCACCATGCGACCCCAACCCCCTACAGCCCTATTCTGCCATCCAGCAGCCGTGAAGGATTGTGGAAGCCCGCTAGAGGTCTGTCGAGTTCCCATTTGGAACCGAGACCGTCACCACTACCTTTCTCGAGCCTCACTGTGCCAAACCAAGTTCGTTTCTTCGGTTTTGCAACTCAGATCAGAGAAGGATTTTGTGGGTTTCCAGCCACCTTGGTGGCTTGTTTTGAGGTGCTTTCGAGCCTCAAACCCTAGGCTTGCTTTGGAGAAAAGCGTCCTTTGCGCCGTTCCCGTCGGTTTGATCCGACTCGcgcgttaatcaagtgagttttgctcactaatcccttattagtcggttaattatgcttaagggttgtttagattAGTTTAAGTATGAATTAGTGATAagttagaatggttagattaTTCTTAGAATGAATTAGTGTAACTTCATTAGTGAGATTTGTACAATTGATGATGGATTACTCGACGAATCAAGTACAATTCGTGCAGTTCGGATTTCTAGACCCTCGCCTTTTACTATTTTTGTGGATTGAAATGGGTTACGAATTTGAGATTGATgtcttcttgagaaatgtttaaCACATCCTTagctacaacatatatttttctcgaGATTTTTGGGTACTTAAAAGAAGGAGATATCAGCTCCGTCATATAATCTCAGTTTTTGCTGGAATTGGTGACCTTTTGGGATTTTaggggtttttatcaactcttagagttagaatttcaaaatggtttcttcacaaGAGTTGTTTGTTATATCTTaatttaacatactcaaatttcaaatcaaatggaCATGGTTTAAACctcaaaccaaactgatttcggAAAATAGACTTTCTGAAAAACGAACACAATTTTGTACTGGATTGATCAATTTACTAGGCTGAATGTAGAATGATCTGGGTTAAGGTgccttcataaaaaatgtttatttataTGTCCTCtacaatatattcaaatttcagaattttctaaGCTCATTCGTGTAGGTTTTTGAATTTAAACTTGAAAACGTACGAGTGGGCCTATTATGCCAGTTAGGGCCGGTTATGAATTTATGATGGTTCTTGAGGTTTTGATTTCTGGAAAAAGCACCTCTGATATATGGTTGGTTTGTGACAAGCTATAGAATTTATCTAGAGTAGTTCGGTAATTTTCTAGACTCGtcttggcttccaattaggctataatgggcctaagttggatttattgcatttatttaatactttccgtaattatttaattattttccagaaattcaacCGAGATGGTCGGTGATCAGGATTTTATGATGAGTTCAATGGtgctttctatttatttaattaagcacTGGATTGTGataattgagtgaaattggtgatggtgaggatttatcccaaaaattggaTAATGTGGGTATAAATCTAAGAATTGCCGAGTGGGGTCGTGATACCACTAAATTTCACCAAACCTAAGAATTgccaagtggggccgtgataccacTAAGTCTAGAAAAATTGCCGAGTGGGACCGTGATACCACTAAGTCTAGAaaaattgccgagtggggccatGATACcactaaatattgaaaattgccAAGTGGGGCCATGATGCCACTAAATATCGAAAATTGCCAAGTGGTGCCGTGGTGCCACTAAATATCAAAAATTGCCAAGTGGAGCCATGATGCcactaaatattgaaaattgtcGAGTAGGGCCGTGAAGCCACTGAATCTAAGAAAATTGTTCAATGGGGCCGTGATTTCCACTAAACCTAGAAAAGTTGACAGTGGAGCTGTGATGACCACTTAACTAGGTTATGCCTGTTAGGCTGTGGTTAAGAGTTGAGAATAAATAATCGAAATGATCGGGTAATGGTAtcgatgacatgtaattgactgagTCGATtaatcgatgattcgatctgttTGATTGAATGATGTGATTGTGAGTATCTATTATTTGaattgacttgtaggaaggaactgaggccaagatAAGCTCTCTGACTCgtggttgtgcttaggcagcccatAAGGCATATTTTATTCCTAATTGgttcttagggggtagaacttacTGAGATATAGTCTCTCTTAGTTGTGGAACAACATTTCAGGAGGAACCCAAGGAGGAAGAACTCAAAGAAGAGGACCCTAATGAGGAATCGGAGGAGTCTGAGGAGGATCCCAAGGATGATCCGGAGTATGACCTGGATGAGGACTAAAACCCCACCCTGTTTTGCAAACTCTGAGTTGTGATCTGATGTGATAGATTTGACTTGtcaatagtattgtaatatataccatgaggtttgctttgtataaaagtgtggttgtggtttttcagttgtgaaaaatatagccctacttttctatcccattgttttactGTCTGAGGATTtttatctgcttccgcatgcgtattaaaatgaaaggggtcggcgatgcgtcctgggacgttgcTAATAATCAACCAATAAGGGATGGgtgcgtgctcgaggatcggggcatgatagatagaggaagaagagagagggggaaaaagcaaagaaaaacatttaaaatatttttaaaaaaaattccaaaaaaatattttaaaaaataataaattttgtcaaCGTTAGCACTAGTCGTATCATGTAGGACGGCCCCGTGTCCAAGTTAGcaaattttggccaattttggttagatggacttaattggcaaaaggTCAAatgatttaggactcaattagcaaaattgaaatgtttgaaactgaattagtaaaagtgcaataggtttatgactttttagataatcTTCTCGCTATAATGTAGATGCGGTCTATATCaagattttttcattttaatgagTTGACAAGTAAAATGCCGTGTATTTGGAAGGAGAGGGATGGACATATGCTTTTTGTGGTTTTCTTGGTGATTAATAATATCTTCACAacaccaccggccgcggtggctccgctggataaggGCCTGCTGATCTTTAGCctagaggtgaagggttcaaaacccaggggaggcgctaggtgtattaagtgtgactcaggggtggtgagtcctcctgcttaagtgtcacctgggggtttacgacgcggctgtcggctgcaagccggttcctccagcacaaaaagaaaaataatatcttCACAACCTTAATAGCTTCTTCCACAAACATTAAGGAAATGTTTTGCCTATTAAGGTTTTGTTTGTCCGGAAAATGAACTTTACTGGAATATTATTTCAAAGAGACTTATTTGCATTTTATGTTTGGTTGTATCGACCAAATGAAATGGAAGTCATTTTTGACGTTTGTTGCAGTAAAAATATGAAACACACCTTCAAGAAAAAGTTTCGAGTACAACCAGGTCTTGGAGACCAAAGCTCGAGCACCGGGCCCTCGATCCCGGCCTCGAGTGAACTGGGGCACAAGTATCGACTGTCCAAGTGACCTGTTCCTGGGACTGGCACCCAAGCTCAGCCTTGAGAGTCTCGTGTCTAAGCCAAGGTCCTTGGCCTGCCTTGGAGTTGGGGGACCTTGACTGGACGCGAGCTTGAGTGCTGGGGTGCTTGATTCAATTGCAAGGATTCAAtcgtattttcaaaaattatatctgatttttttttttaaatcactttTTTGAAATTAAGTATATGTTTTCGTTTGACTATATATTTTGTTCACTAATTTTTTATAAGCGACACAAATACCACAAACTGAGCAGATGTTTTCTGATAGTAAATCTTCGGCAGAACGAATGGATCTCAAGTTGTGATGTAGCCATGAAAGAAGTCTTATGTTATGAATAAAAAGATTCTAGATACTCAGTTGTGACTAAAGTTATTATTAGTGCgtaaatatcatttttcctttttttataggCTTAAAATGATTCTTCAGTCTTTGGAATATTACTAATGACCGAGGACTGCTATGGCTGGGTGGAGAAACTCTTTCTAAATATATAATTAGTGAAATGTCAATATGATAGTGtgtatttaattaaatattgtaattttataACACATGAAGAAATCAGGGGAAGCAAGGACACGTGATTGAGCATGTGAAGTGAACCTTCATATGAGATTTGTTTCTAACCTAGTCACACGGAACAAAGTGAATGAAATCGAATAGCTTGATAATAATAGAGAATTAAATTGTATGTCTATAAATTATGCATGTCAAATCCATTTCAATCCATTGATCATATGGACTCTACGATGAAATACACATAAATAATTTAGGGGACATGATCtgtaaattatttaataacttCTCTTCAATGATCCCTTGCTAGAAAGGTCCTTATAAGTCCGGATAAAATTCTGCCtatctaaaagaaaagagagtatGACAACCTGTAGAAGTGAAAGGGAAGAGATTCCCTGCAACGGATGCTTGGAAATTGAAACGAGTTTCAATATTGACTAGCTTCTGGATGATGTTACATCATGTTGTGGAGTTACTTAAACTCTAGGAATGTGAAAGGGGAAGTGGTTTTGAATTTGTGGGTCCCATGTCAGCTTGACACACGGGATGATTCTTGCCTTTGTCCCACGTCTATCTATCTTAATCACTACAATAAGTGAAGGAAAATATGGGGATCAATTAGGGTATATGAGGTTTTGATAATAAATATCCATGCACGggcttttgaaaatattttcaaagcaaCCAAAGTGGAGGACGTATAGGGCCACATTTGCCCCCCATCCCTCATTGGAGAAAGTTGAACTCTCCGATTAGCGGGTTAAAGTAATCATGTGTATTAATCATATGGAAACTTTGACCAAAATATGTGTGTGTTGTCAACGATTGGAACCCATCAATTAAAGACTAGTAAGATGAACTTTCAATTAATAGAGGTTGGAGTAAAAGACGATCCTATAATTAATACCATCTTGGAAATGGAACACCATAGGCATCCATTTGAGCTCATTATTGGTACCATTGATTAGTCTGTCATATATTATGTGTTTTGGCTTACTctattatcaaaattcaaaatactattaaagtttagaataaaaaaaaatcatacgcAAATCTAGTTGTCAATTTTCGTAATTTTATAAAGTTTCGGAAGTTTTTCGTTAGATAAATGTCTATTGAGGCACGGAAAACTTTTAATCAATATTGATCATTCACTTACCATTGTTTCTCTCTCAGTCGTCTCCCTTCCTTACACACATGTGCACAAtcatctctcttcctcacacgttgcttttgcttatttttatcAGTCTAGGTCAATAAAGGCATTGAAATGTAGAAAGGTGCacgaagaaaagtaaaatataattAGGGACATTTTCAAACCAATCTAGTTCTGCTTAGCTTTAAAAGAACCTACCGAGTAAATCCTCAAGCTGTGTACACCATGGTTACAGAAACCCTAAGTGAAGCCAGAGAAAGATCAAGGACCAGACAAGCATCTTTCTCTTTAGCTTTGGACATCATGTGCAACACGCACTCATTGAGTAAACAATGACATTGACCATGCTCTGTCACCGACTTCCTTTGCccttaaattgatcaaataggTTAGTTTCATATTCACTTCTATAAGGAGGCAACTACACAAATGGACTCTAGACGTTGACCCAATATACATatcatccctaaacttttggtaACTATTTAATTTGGTCTCTAGATACACAGAAATTTCCAATGTTTTCCTtccatttattcatttaatgGAATTTGCTAATTTGGCTTCCCATTTAGTAAGTTTGAGTCGTGGTTGAAGAAATAATGTTACATGTGGATTATTCATATAAGATATTCAACTCAAGATATAATAATTTGTATCtacaaattaaatgaaaaatcatttgtccAAGTTGAACAAGTTAAACAacttaaaatgattattatattctaatttGAGTAGAATATCTTATGTGGATAATCTTGATATAACGTTATTTTTAGTCCATATTCAAACATACCAAAGCCAAATAGCAATTTTcattaacttgaattaatagaaggataacatgaacattttcatataatttagagactaaattaaacatgtacaaaaaatttaggcaccgcattgaacaaattaaaaatttagggacaatATTGCACATTAGGCCAAAACTTAGGGTTCAATTGTGTAGTTTTTCCTTCTATAAAAACACCTAACACTTTCACTCAATCTCTGCACCACAAACATATCTATTCATTAGAAAATGGGTttgaaacttgcaaaaaatttcTCCATATGGTTGATACTTGTCTTGTGTGCATGTGCAGTGCAGCCGGTCAACCGGACTCACAAGGTTGGATTGAACAAGTTCTCGGACTTGACCAACGAGGAATTTGTGGCAGCATATACCGGATACAAATTGCCATCATCAACACGCAGGAACTCGTCCCAAGTCAATTCTTTTAAGTACCAAGGTTCGAATAGCATCCCGGAGAGCGTCAATTGGGTAAAACAAGGTGCTGTCAACCCTATAAAGAACCAAGGCCAATGTGGTAAGAAATTTACTGCTAACTATTGAAGCCTATACTAAGATATGCGAGCAATTGCATTGCCCAGCTTAAATCCACTTGTCATAAAATATTACACTGTGAAAcactaaacaaattaaattttctgagaagttttcatcattgaattaTAATCACTGCAGAACTCACTACCTTATGTGTACAGGATCTTGCTGGTTCTCCGTGGTGGCGGCGGTCGAAGCAATCACACAGATCACCACTGGCGTGCTACCAAACCTGTCCGAGCAGCAACTCATAGACTGCGCCACTGACGGGAACCAGGGCTGTCAAGGCGGCTGGATGGACAATGGCTTCGAGtacatcatcaacaacaatggCATCAGCTCCGAGACGAACTACCCGTACGTTGGGGTCGACAGCACCTGCGATGTGCAGGCCTCATCTGTTGCCGAGGCCAAAATATCGGACTACAGGGACGTCCCCCGAACGAGGACGACATGCTGAAGGCCGTGGCAATGCAGCCGGTGTCAGTAGCACTCGACTCGAGCGGGGCCGCGTTCCAGAATTATGCAGGCGGTGTCTTTACTGGCCCATGCGGGATCGATCTGAACCATGCGGTGACGGTTGTCGGGTACGGGACGGACATGGATGGGATGAAGTACTGGTTGATGAGGAACTCTTGGGATGTCTCCTGGGGCGAGAGCGGGTACATGAGAATTCAGAGGGATTCTGGGGTCGAAGGTGGCCTTTGTGGAATTG
Protein-coding regions in this window:
- the LOC104446924 gene encoding cysteine protease XCP1-like — encoded protein: MGLKLAKNFSIWLILVLCACAVQPVNRTHKVGLNKFSDLTNEEFVAAYTGYKLPSSTRRNSSQVNSFKYQGSNSIPESVNWVKQGAVNPIKNQGQCGSCWFSVVAAVEAITQITTGVLPNLSEQQLIDCATDGNQGCQGGWMDNGFEYIINNNGISSETNYPYVGVDSTCDVQASSVAEAKISDYRDVPRTRTTC